The following proteins are encoded in a genomic region of Oceanotoga teriensis:
- a CDS encoding carbohydrate ABC transporter permease, producing MKNYKENFYGYLFISPVIILLITFMLYPIMMTFIYSFTDYNSTKNKQFEMPIIPEDSIQFYIGEFIDDIKKENLNNYIDSFNMLDFIQNELGIKLNDKQIKIIKNSKINIEKLFEDFYNRELSSQTTVKKFLNNYINGASSAFKYKPKFIGLDNYIQAYNDEYFWIALGNALLFCLIVVPIQTFLALLLAIASNQKIHGINFFKASFFIPSITSSAAISMIFSLIYSKAGILNRMLGIFGIPQIDWLNNPTTALGAIMAMNIWTTAGYFMITYLAGLQNIPNELYEAAKIDGAKNTTMFFKIIIPLLKNQSIYVITIGIISTLQVFDQIYMLIKNLRNITLSFYIYKNAFEYGQMGYASTLGVILFFIVLIITSIFKKTFKEESVI from the coding sequence TTGAAAAATTATAAAGAAAATTTTTATGGTTATCTATTTATTTCTCCTGTAATAATATTATTAATAACTTTTATGCTATATCCAATAATGATGACATTCATATACAGTTTTACAGATTATAATTCTACAAAAAACAAACAATTTGAAATGCCTATTATTCCAGAAGATTCTATACAGTTTTATATTGGAGAATTTATAGATGATATAAAAAAAGAAAATTTAAATAATTATATTGATTCTTTTAATATGTTAGATTTCATACAAAATGAACTTGGAATTAAATTAAATGATAAACAAATAAAAATAATAAAAAATTCTAAAATTAATATAGAAAAATTATTCGAAGATTTTTATAATAGGGAATTGTCTTCACAAACGACTGTAAAAAAATTTTTGAATAATTATATAAATGGAGCCTCTTCTGCATTTAAATACAAGCCTAAATTTATAGGATTGGATAATTATATTCAAGCATATAATGATGAATATTTTTGGATTGCACTTGGCAATGCTTTATTATTTTGTTTAATAGTAGTTCCAATTCAAACTTTTCTCGCACTCCTACTAGCAATTGCCTCAAATCAAAAAATACATGGAATTAATTTCTTTAAAGCCAGTTTTTTTATTCCATCAATAACTTCATCAGCAGCAATATCTATGATTTTTTCTTTGATATATTCTAAAGCAGGAATATTAAATCGTATGCTTGGAATATTTGGTATACCCCAAATAGATTGGTTAAATAATCCAACAACTGCTCTTGGTGCAATAATGGCTATGAATATTTGGACAACTGCCGGATACTTTATGATAACTTATCTTGCTGGTCTTCAAAATATTCCAAATGAACTATATGAAGCTGCCAAAATAGATGGGGCTAAAAATACTACAATGTTTTTTAAAATAATAATTCCTCTTTTAAAAAATCAAAGTATTTATGTAATAACTATAGGAATAATAAGCACTTTACAAGTATTTGATCAAATATATATGTTAATAAAAAACTTAAGAAATATAACTCTCTCTTTTTATATATATAAAAATGCTTTCGAATATGGACAAATGGGTTATGCTTCAACACTTGGAGTAATTTTATTTTTTATAGTTCTTATAATAACTTCGATCTTTAAAAAAACTTTTAAAGAAGAGAGTGTGATATGA
- a CDS encoding carbohydrate ABC transporter permease, which translates to MKKFNTLKMIAYTILILYAFISLFPFIWSAMISFTPITYQNEEGIRVGVDFMKWPPKINFFKWPITLFNAPATTANYVEIFKITPYFRWILNTFIYAISVTIGNLFFDSLAGYAFARLKFPFKNQIFSLLLATIMIPFPAIIIPTYLLISDFNLLNSYTGLILPKLTMVFGIFLMRQFFLNIPKELEDAAKIDGASIPKTFFKIILPLSKPALGALGIYTFLNTWNDFMWPLIIMQQKEMFTLTLGLNFFKGSFYTVWPYMMAATMLMTAPMIFIFLSMQDNFIEVGASSGLKG; encoded by the coding sequence ATGAAAAAATTTAATACTTTAAAGATGATCGCATATACAATATTAATTTTATATGCTTTTATATCTCTTTTTCCGTTCATATGGTCGGCAATGATCTCTTTTACACCAATAACTTATCAAAATGAGGAAGGTATCCGTGTTGGTGTAGATTTTATGAAATGGCCACCAAAAATAAATTTCTTTAAATGGCCTATAACACTTTTTAATGCCCCTGCAACTACAGCAAACTATGTAGAAATTTTTAAAATAACTCCATATTTCAGATGGATATTGAATACATTTATATATGCTATATCTGTTACTATAGGTAATTTATTTTTTGATTCACTTGCAGGATACGCTTTTGCAAGATTAAAGTTTCCATTCAAAAATCAAATTTTTAGTTTATTGCTTGCAACAATAATGATACCTTTTCCAGCCATAATAATTCCAACTTATTTATTAATATCAGATTTTAACTTATTGAATTCATATACAGGATTAATTTTACCAAAACTTACAATGGTTTTTGGCATATTTCTAATGAGACAGTTCTTTCTTAATATTCCAAAAGAACTTGAAGATGCAGCCAAAATAGATGGTGCTTCAATACCTAAAACTTTTTTTAAAATAATATTACCTTTAAGTAAACCAGCTCTTGGAGCTCTCGGAATATATACTTTTTTAAATACCTGGAACGATTTTATGTGGCCATTGATAATAATGCAACAAAAAGAAATGTTTACATTAACATTAGGTTTGAATTTTTTCAAAGGATCTTTTTATACAGTATGGCCATATATGATGGCAGCAACAATGTTGATGACTGCTCCCATGATTTTTATATTTTTATCTATGCAAGATAATTTCATTGAGGTTGGAGCATCTTCTGGATTAAAGGGGTGA